In Miscanthus floridulus cultivar M001 chromosome 8, ASM1932011v1, whole genome shotgun sequence, the sequence ACAACAGTCCTTCAGGCCATCCACGAGCCGGCCGATTCGATGCATCCCTGCCTGcccttcctcctcctctgctTGGCCGCCGCGCTGCCGCTGGCCTCGCCCTGCGCCAACCCCGACGTCGCGCTGCTCCTCGCCAAGGTGAAGCCGGCGCTGCAGGGCCAGCGGCCCAACGCGCAGCTCGCCACCTGGAACGCCTCCACGCCGCTCTGCCTCTGGCGGGGCCTCCGCTGGGCCACGCCCGACGGCCGGCCACTCCGCTGCGACGCCACCTCCTCCGCCTCAGCCCCCGCCGAGCGCAACAACCTGTCCCTCGCCTCCGACCCGGCCCTGCTCCTCGTCTCCATCCGCCTccccgccgccgcgctcgccggCCGCCTCCCGCCGGACCTCGGCGCCTTCTCCGCGCTCGACTCCGTCTACCTCGCCGCCAACGCCCTCTCGGGCCCCGTCCCGCTCGAGCTCGGCAACGCGCCCGCGCTCTCCGCGCTCGACCTCGCCGGCAACCGCCTCTCGGGGGACCTGCCCACCTCCATATGGAACCTCTGCGACCGCGTCACCGAGCTCCGCCTCCACGGCAACGCCCTCACGGGGGCCGTCCCGGCGCCGGCCGGGCCCAACACCACCTGCGACCGCCTCCGCGTCCTTGACCTCGGCGCCAACCGCTTCTCCGGCGGTTTCCCGACATTCCTCACCGCGTTCCGAGGACTCCAGCGCCTCGACCTCGGCGGCAACCGCATGGAGGGGCCCATACAGGAGGCCCTCGCCGGGATGGCGACCCAGCAGCAGCTCCAGGCGCTCAACATCTCCTACAACAACTTCTCCGGCCAGCTGCCCCCGGCCTTCGCGGGCTCCCGCTTCACGGCGGACTCCTTCCTAGGCAACGACCCGTCGCTGTGCGGCCCGCCGCTGCGCCAGTGCGTGTCGGCGTCCGGCCTCAGCTCCCGCGGCATCGCCGGGATGGTCATCGGCCTCATGGCCGGCGCCGTCGTCCTTGCCTCCGTGTCCATCGGCTGGGCGCAGGGGAGGTGGAGGCGGGACGGCAGGATCAGGAGGCGCGACGACGCGGAGCGGGACGAGATGCTCGAGTCGTCGGCCGACGACGGCCACGACGCGTCGTCGTCGGAGGGCAAGCTCGTGGTCTTCGAGGGCGGCGAGCACCTCACGCTGGAGGAGGTACTCAACGCGACGGGGCAGGTGGTGGACAAGGCCAGCTACTGCACGGTGTACAAGGCGAAGCTGGCGAGCGGCGGTGGCAGCATCGAGCTGCGGCTGCTGCGGGAGGGAAGCTGCAAGGACGCCGCGTCGTGCGCACCCGTGGTGCGCCGCATCGGCCGCGCGCGCCACGACAACCTGGTGCCGCTCAGGGCCTTCTACCAGGGGAGGCGCGGCGAGAAGCTGCTGGTGTACGACTACTTCCCCCGCAGCAGGACGCTGCAGGAGCTCCTGCACGGCGGCGGCGAGCCCTCGGCGGGGCGGCCGGCGCTCACCTGGGCGCGGCGGCACAAGATCGCGCTGGGCGCGGCGCGCGCGCTGGCGTACCTGCACGCGGGGCAGGGCGAGGCGCACCGGAACGTGCGCTCATCCAACGTGGTGGTGGACGACCTCTTCGTGGCGCGCCTGGCGGAGTACGCGGTGGACCGGCTGCTcgtgccggcggcggcggaggcggtgctggCGGCGGCCAAGGCGGACGGGTACAAGGCGCCGGAGCTGCACTCCATGGAGAAGTGCGGCGCGCGCACGGACGTCTACGCGTTCGGGATCCTGCTGCTGGAGCTGCTCATGGGGAGGAAGCCGTCGTCGTCCTCCGCAGGTGGAGCCGCAAGGGCGATGGACCTGCCGTCGGTGGTGAAGGTGGCCGTGCTGGAGGAGACGGCGCTGGAGGAGGTGCTGGACGCGGAGGTGGTGAAGGGGCTGCGGGTGAGTCCGGCGGAGGAAGGGCTGGTGCAGGCGCTGAAGCTGGCGATGGGCTGCTGCGCGCCGGTGGCGGCCGCGAGGCCGAGCATGGCGGAAGTGGTGCGGCAGCTGGAGGAGAGCCGCCCCAAGAACCTCCACCCGCGGTCGGCGCTCTACAGCCCCACGGAGAGCAGGAGCGACGCCGGCACGCCGACCACCACCTAGCTACATCATCGCCTCCACTGGCGGCTGCATCACCTGATTATCAATCAGCCTTGTTCTGATCATCCGGCCCGAATGCATGAATGCATGAGACCGTCGTGATACGCCTCCCTGAATCCCGATGCTTGCTAGCATCAGTTCTCTTGTCTCTGCAACCAATCCGCTTAGAAAACAACCAATTACTGTTCTACTCCGTAGCTAGGAAGTGCAAGGTCTGTCTCTATGTATAATTTGAAGAAGGAAACAAATATTTGATCGGAAGGAATCAGTGTATACTGGCGTAGTGCTATGCATTATGGTCGGGGACCAATACCGTGTATCCGGAGAGGAGCAGCTAATAACCATCGACGATTGATTTATCTGAGTAGTTAAAGGCGTGACTACATCTTTTACGAGGTTTCGTCTTGTCTGACCACCGAGGGTAGGGGCTCTGCCTCAGTGGACActaaggtcgcgggctccacctcgtTCGACCCCCTAGGGTCGGCTCCACCTCAGTTGACTCCCAAGGGTTGATTCCGTATCGCTTGACCTCcgaaggttggctctgcctcgcccgacgtctgagggccagctccgcctcgcccgacgtccgagggctggctccgcttcgGCTAAAGTCCcgggggtaggctccgcctcggctAAACTCCCGGGGTAGGCtgcgcctcggccgacccctgagggccagcttcgcctcgtccgacgtccgagggctggctccgcttcgGTTAACTCCTGGcggtaggctccgcctcggtcGACCCCTGAAGATCAGCTCCGCCTCGGCCAACGTCTGAgggccggctccgcctcgcccgatctctTGAACACGGTTCTTAACAGAAGCTCACGTTgtcgccaaccactacgggccagaaagtaccactcaaggtcaaacttctggcatcgtgtagggagcggtcacatctcagCACGACCCGTCCCCACGACATGTCATTCCGagaaactcacatcgcccacaatGACGGACGTgtggtcactgtgctgccaactccctgcctAACCACCGTCCAATGTCAGTCTAACCGGCGTTAGTTGACCGGCACTGTAccgctgccccccccccccccccgcatggCTTTTTGTCAGGGGACCCTCTGACCATTCCGTCCGCTCGGATGGGACGAAAGATAAGAATGGCGCACAACGCCCGCACGTAAGCTGCAGCAGCCACCAAGACCCTAGtacaacgccgctgccaccacgatctacaCGGTCACCAGGACCCACGCGA encodes:
- the LOC136473149 gene encoding putative kinase-like protein TMKL1; translated protein: MHPCLPFLLLCLAAALPLASPCANPDVALLLAKVKPALQGQRPNAQLATWNASTPLCLWRGLRWATPDGRPLRCDATSSASAPAERNNLSLASDPALLLVSIRLPAAALAGRLPPDLGAFSALDSVYLAANALSGPVPLELGNAPALSALDLAGNRLSGDLPTSIWNLCDRVTELRLHGNALTGAVPAPAGPNTTCDRLRVLDLGANRFSGGFPTFLTAFRGLQRLDLGGNRMEGPIQEALAGMATQQQLQALNISYNNFSGQLPPAFAGSRFTADSFLGNDPSLCGPPLRQCVSASGLSSRGIAGMVIGLMAGAVVLASVSIGWAQGRWRRDGRIRRRDDAERDEMLESSADDGHDASSSEGKLVVFEGGEHLTLEEVLNATGQVVDKASYCTVYKAKLASGGGSIELRLLREGSCKDAASCAPVVRRIGRARHDNLVPLRAFYQGRRGEKLLVYDYFPRSRTLQELLHGGGEPSAGRPALTWARRHKIALGAARALAYLHAGQGEAHRNVRSSNVVVDDLFVARLAEYAVDRLLVPAAAEAVLAAAKADGYKAPELHSMEKCGARTDVYAFGILLLELLMGRKPSSSSAGGAARAMDLPSVVKVAVLEETALEEVLDAEVVKGLRVSPAEEGLVQALKLAMGCCAPVAAARPSMAEVVRQLEESRPKNLHPRSALYSPTESRSDAGTPTTT